A window of Halomonas sp. H10-9-1 contains these coding sequences:
- the nagZ gene encoding beta-N-acetylhexosaminidase has product MPGNRPQPQSHSQPLGPVMLDLEGPRLTAAERALLRRPEVGGVILFARNVESAPQVRELCDAIRHVRPNVLIGIDQEGGRVQRIRQGVTRLPPMRRLGRDAASHPEVIRRLCQDTGWLLGMEMAACGIDITFAPVLDVDGGTSTVIGDRSFSSYPETVAALAGAFIDGLHEAGMVAVGKHFPGHGGVAADSHLELPVDTRPLEALRAHDLVPFERLAPRLDAVMPAHVVYSAFDTRPAGFSPAWLGMLRESLGFKGVIFSDDLSMAGAATAGSPAERAQAALSAGCDMLLVCNDRQAALEVLDSCREHPPAPRLSKLRFARARPRLESLPALSRWRRLHAHLEAMGADAKAD; this is encoded by the coding sequence ATGCCTGGAAACCGTCCACAGCCCCAGTCGCACTCCCAGCCGCTGGGCCCGGTGATGCTCGATCTCGAGGGACCCCGGCTGACGGCCGCTGAGCGCGCGCTGCTGCGTCGCCCAGAAGTCGGTGGGGTGATCCTGTTTGCCCGCAATGTCGAGTCCGCCCCCCAGGTGCGCGAGCTATGCGACGCGATCCGTCATGTACGCCCCAACGTGTTGATCGGTATCGACCAGGAGGGCGGGCGCGTGCAGCGCATCCGCCAGGGCGTGACCCGGCTGCCCCCCATGCGCCGGCTGGGCCGCGACGCCGCCAGCCATCCCGAGGTCATCCGGCGCCTGTGCCAGGATACCGGCTGGCTGCTGGGCATGGAGATGGCCGCCTGCGGTATCGATATCACCTTCGCCCCGGTGCTCGACGTCGACGGCGGCACCTCCACGGTGATCGGCGATCGCAGCTTCTCGAGTTACCCCGAGACCGTCGCCGCCCTGGCCGGTGCCTTTATCGACGGCCTGCACGAGGCCGGCATGGTGGCGGTGGGCAAGCACTTCCCCGGCCATGGCGGCGTGGCGGCGGACTCCCACCTCGAGCTCCCCGTGGACACACGGCCGCTGGAGGCGCTGCGCGCCCACGACCTGGTGCCCTTCGAGCGCCTGGCCCCGCGGCTCGATGCGGTGATGCCGGCCCATGTGGTCTACAGCGCCTTCGATACGCGCCCGGCGGGGTTCTCTCCCGCCTGGCTGGGCATGCTGCGCGAAAGCCTCGGCTTCAAGGGGGTGATCTTCTCCGACGACCTCAGCATGGCCGGGGCCGCCACGGCGGGCTCTCCCGCCGAGCGCGCGCAGGCCGCGCTCTCCGCCGGTTGCGACATGCTGCTGGTCTGCAATGACCGGCAGGCCGCCCTGGAGGTGCTCGACAGCTGTCGTGAGCACCCGCCCGCGCCGCGCCTCTCGAAGCTGCGCTTTGCCCGGGCCCGCCCCCGACTGGAGAGCCTGCCGGCGCTCTCCCGCTGGCGTCGCCTCCACGCCCACCTCGAAGCCATGGGGGCAGACGCCAAGGCAGACTGA
- a CDS encoding acyl-CoA dehydrogenase family protein, giving the protein MDFALTDDQKALAQAAADFARAELSDHAAEWDATAHFPLDVIRRAGEAGFLGIYTPEEHGGLGLSRLDASLIFEQLAQGCVATTAYLTIHNMVAWMIANWGDDALRERWVPAMVAGEALGSYCLTEPGAGSDAASLRTKAVREGDEYVISGSKMFISGAGSTEVLVVMARTGAPDSGAGGVSAIVVPADAAGIEYGKNEEKMGWKSQPTRLVSFDGVRVPVTNRLGEEGEGFRFAMKGLDGGRLNIASCSLGAAQHALTLARDYLAERKQFGRELNQFQALQFKLADMASELTAARLMVRHAAWRLDNHDPEASAYCAMAKRFATDMGFNVCNEALQLHGGYGYIREYPLERLVRDTRVHQILEGTNEIMRLIVARRLLADGVIESLQLT; this is encoded by the coding sequence ATGGACTTCGCCTTGACCGACGACCAGAAGGCGCTGGCCCAGGCCGCCGCCGACTTCGCCCGGGCCGAGCTCAGCGATCACGCCGCCGAGTGGGACGCCACCGCCCACTTTCCCCTCGATGTGATCCGCCGCGCGGGGGAAGCCGGCTTCCTGGGCATCTATACCCCGGAGGAGCACGGCGGGCTGGGACTCTCGCGGCTCGATGCCTCGCTGATCTTCGAACAGCTCGCCCAGGGCTGCGTGGCCACCACCGCCTATCTCACCATACACAACATGGTGGCCTGGATGATCGCCAACTGGGGCGATGACGCCCTGCGCGAGCGCTGGGTCCCGGCCATGGTAGCCGGTGAGGCGCTGGGTTCCTATTGCCTCACCGAGCCCGGCGCGGGTTCCGATGCCGCCAGCCTGCGCACCAAGGCGGTGCGCGAGGGCGACGAGTACGTGATCTCGGGCTCGAAGATGTTCATCTCCGGGGCCGGCAGCACCGAGGTGCTGGTGGTGATGGCCCGCACCGGCGCTCCCGACAGCGGCGCCGGTGGTGTCTCCGCCATCGTGGTGCCCGCCGATGCCGCCGGCATCGAGTACGGCAAGAACGAGGAGAAGATGGGCTGGAAGAGCCAGCCCACCCGCCTGGTGAGCTTCGATGGCGTGCGCGTGCCGGTCACCAACCGCCTGGGCGAGGAGGGCGAGGGCTTCAGGTTCGCCATGAAGGGGCTCGATGGTGGCCGCCTCAATATTGCCAGCTGCTCGCTGGGGGCCGCCCAGCACGCCCTGACCCTAGCCCGCGACTATCTCGCCGAGCGCAAGCAGTTCGGTCGCGAACTCAACCAGTTCCAGGCGCTGCAGTTCAAGCTCGCCGACATGGCCAGCGAGCTCACCGCGGCACGCCTGATGGTGCGCCATGCCGCCTGGCGCCTGGACAACCACGACCCCGAGGCCAGCGCCTACTGCGCCATGGCCAAGCGCTTCGCCACCGACATGGGCTTCAACGTCTGCAACGAGGCCCTGCAGCTGCACGGCGGTTATGGTTATATCCGCGAGTACCCCCTGGAGCGGCTGGTGCGCGACACCCGCGTCCATCAGATCCTCGAGGGGACCAACGAGATCATGCGGCTGATCGTCGCCCGGCGCCTGCTCGCCGACGGCGTGATCGAATCGCTTCAGCTTACTTGA
- a CDS encoding AMP-binding protein, whose product MTRQHHPISYVSGTSETPLKGQTIGDCFDDTVARFPDRDALISRHQGLRLTWKALQAAVDQAARAMLALGIKKGERVGIWSPNCAEWTITQFATAKIGAILVNINPSYRTHELEYALRQSGASTLVLQGKFKSSDYVATVAELAPELREGGPGTFKSAKLPELKRVVCLDADRALTGMFSWQSMLAHADEVSAEHLAEVQATLQFDDPINIQYTSGTTGAPKGATLSHHNILNNGYYVARTMALTEEDRMVIPVPLYHCFGMVMGNLGCVTHGATMIYPSDGFDPEATLAAVSEEKATTLYGVPTMFIAELEHPAFESFDLSHLRTGIMAGSICPIEVMRKVIDKMNMQDVTICYGMTETSPVSFQTQTDAPLEKRVTTVGTIHPHLEVKLVSPETGAVVARGETGELCTRGYSVMLGYWENPEATAKAIDNAGWMHTGDLATMDDEGYVAIVGRIKDMIIRGGENIYPREIEDFLYTHPAISDVQVIGVPDEKYGEEVMAWVKLTDGESLDEETLKAFCKGKIAHYKVPRYVKFVDEFPMTVTGKIQKFKMREEATHELGLA is encoded by the coding sequence ATGACACGCCAACACCATCCCATCAGCTATGTCAGCGGCACCAGCGAGACCCCGCTCAAGGGGCAGACCATCGGTGATTGCTTCGACGACACCGTGGCCCGCTTCCCCGACCGCGATGCGCTGATCAGCCGCCACCAGGGCCTGCGCCTCACCTGGAAGGCGCTGCAGGCCGCCGTGGACCAGGCCGCCCGCGCCATGCTCGCCCTCGGCATCAAGAAGGGCGAGCGAGTCGGTATCTGGTCGCCCAACTGCGCCGAGTGGACCATCACCCAGTTCGCCACCGCCAAGATCGGCGCCATCCTGGTCAACATCAACCCCAGCTACCGCACCCATGAGCTGGAGTACGCCCTCAGGCAGTCCGGCGCCTCGACGCTGGTCTTGCAGGGCAAGTTCAAGAGCTCCGACTATGTGGCGACCGTGGCCGAGCTGGCCCCGGAGCTGCGCGAGGGCGGTCCCGGCACCTTCAAGAGCGCCAAGCTCCCCGAACTCAAGCGGGTGGTGTGCCTGGACGCCGACCGCGCGCTGACCGGCATGTTCAGCTGGCAGTCGATGCTGGCCCACGCGGACGAGGTCTCCGCCGAGCACCTGGCCGAGGTGCAGGCCACCCTGCAGTTCGACGACCCGATCAATATCCAGTACACCTCCGGCACCACCGGCGCGCCCAAGGGGGCCACCCTCTCCCATCACAACATCCTCAACAACGGCTACTACGTGGCACGCACCATGGCGCTCACCGAAGAGGACCGCATGGTGATTCCGGTGCCGCTCTATCACTGCTTCGGCATGGTGATGGGCAACCTCGGCTGCGTGACCCACGGCGCCACGATGATCTATCCAAGCGACGGCTTCGACCCCGAGGCGACGCTAGCCGCGGTCTCCGAAGAGAAGGCCACCACCCTGTATGGGGTGCCGACCATGTTCATCGCCGAGCTGGAGCACCCGGCGTTCGAGAGCTTCGACCTCTCCCACCTGCGTACCGGCATCATGGCGGGCTCCATCTGCCCCATCGAGGTGATGCGCAAGGTGATCGACAAGATGAACATGCAGGACGTCACCATCTGCTACGGCATGACCGAGACCAGCCCGGTGAGCTTCCAGACCCAGACCGACGCCCCGCTGGAGAAGCGGGTGACCACTGTGGGCACCATCCACCCTCACCTGGAGGTGAAGCTGGTCAGCCCCGAGACCGGCGCCGTGGTGGCCCGCGGCGAGACCGGCGAGCTGTGCACCCGCGGCTACAGCGTGATGCTCGGCTACTGGGAGAACCCCGAGGCCACCGCCAAGGCGATCGACAACGCCGGCTGGATGCACACCGGCGACCTCGCCACCATGGACGACGAGGGCTACGTGGCAATCGTCGGGCGCATCAAGGACATGATCATCCGCGGCGGTGAGAACATCTATCCCCGCGAGATCGAGGACTTCCTCTACACCCACCCGGCGATCTCGGACGTGCAGGTGATCGGCGTGCCCGATGAGAAGTACGGCGAGGAGGTGATGGCGTGGGTCAAGCTGACCGACGGCGAGTCGCTCGACGAGGAGACGCTCAAGGCGTTCTGCAAGGGCAAGATCGCCCATTACAAGGTCCCGCGCTACGTGAAGTTCGTCGACGAGTTCCCGATGACCGTCACCGGCAAGATCCAGAAGTTCAAGATGCGCGAGGAAGCCACCCACGAGCTAGGCTTGGCGTAA
- a CDS encoding TetR/AcrR family transcriptional regulator, with amino-acid sequence MAQNDTVTRILDTAEVLFAERGFAETSLRTITSKAKVNLAAVNYHFGSKKSLIQAVFARYLDPFTERFHGALDDLERRYQGQAIPLEELLETMARCVLEVPAERNSLKVFMRLLGLAYSQAQGHLRRYIQQEYGSVFTRFTELIRQATPELPDAERFWRLHFMLGTVIFTLSGLDALRDIAENDYDEHITVRDLVRRLRPVVVAAMQAPLPAPAPAPASAREA; translated from the coding sequence ATGGCACAGAACGATACCGTCACCCGGATCCTCGATACCGCCGAGGTGCTGTTCGCCGAACGCGGCTTCGCCGAGACGTCGCTGCGCACCATCACCAGCAAGGCCAAGGTCAACCTGGCGGCGGTGAACTATCATTTCGGCTCCAAGAAATCGCTGATCCAGGCGGTCTTCGCACGCTACCTCGACCCCTTTACCGAGCGCTTCCATGGCGCCCTGGATGACCTCGAGCGCCGCTACCAGGGCCAGGCCATTCCCCTGGAGGAGCTGCTCGAGACCATGGCGCGCTGCGTGCTGGAGGTGCCGGCGGAGCGCAACAGCCTCAAGGTCTTCATGCGCCTGCTGGGGCTCGCCTACAGCCAGGCCCAGGGCCATCTGCGCCGCTACATCCAGCAGGAGTACGGCAGCGTCTTCACCCGCTTCACCGAGCTGATTCGCCAGGCCACCCCCGAGCTGCCCGACGCCGAGCGCTTCTGGCGCCTGCACTTCATGCTGGGCACCGTGATCTTCACCCTCTCCGGCCTGGATGCCCTGCGCGATATCGCCGAGAACGACTACGACGAACACATCACGGTGCGCGACCTGGTGCGCCGCCTGCGCCCGGTGGTGGTGGCTGCCATGCAGGCACCGCTGCCGGCGCCGGCGCCCGCCCCGGCCAGCGCTCGGGAGGCCTGA
- a CDS encoding MerR family DNA-binding transcriptional regulator: MIQSSSTAPGAAQDGPLPRQTRHYSIGELAKMFEVTTRTIRFYEQEGLLAPERRGQTRIYNEKDRVRLKLTLRGKRLGFSLAEIREVVMMYDAMPDGNRRQLQRLLEILANKRANLERQLEDIRLMQLDIDDVERRALDVLASLGDQPD, translated from the coding sequence ATGATCCAATCATCCTCCACGGCGCCCGGCGCCGCTCAGGACGGCCCTCTCCCCCGGCAGACTCGCCACTACAGCATCGGCGAGCTGGCCAAGATGTTCGAGGTGACCACACGCACCATCCGCTTCTACGAGCAGGAGGGGCTGCTGGCCCCCGAGCGGCGCGGACAGACGCGAATCTACAATGAGAAGGATCGCGTGCGCCTGAAGCTGACCCTGCGCGGCAAGCGCCTGGGCTTCTCGCTGGCCGAGATCCGCGAGGTGGTGATGATGTATGACGCCATGCCCGACGGTAACCGGCGACAGCTGCAGCGTCTTCTCGAGATCCTGGCCAACAAGCGCGCCAACCTCGAGCGCCAGCTGGAGGACATCCGGCTGATGCAACTCGACATCGACGACGTCGAGCGGCGCGCCCTGGACGTGCTGGCCAGCCTTGGCGACCAGCCGGACTGA
- a CDS encoding hypoxanthine-guanine phosphoribosyltransferase yields the protein MSQLDPESHASLHHMRELMASADCLVSQAQVELALDRMAEAITRDLGDKLPVFYCVMNGGLITTGHLLTRLGFPLEVDYLHATRYRGKTRGGELFWRVSPEIPMAGRHVVVVDDILDEGATLAAILDYCREAGAASITTAVLVDKQHDRKAVPGLKADYCSLEVADRYVFGFGMDIKGYWRNAPGIFAPKGL from the coding sequence ATGTCCCAACTCGACCCCGAGAGCCACGCCTCCCTTCATCACATGCGCGAGCTGATGGCCAGCGCCGATTGCCTGGTCAGCCAGGCGCAGGTCGAGCTCGCCCTCGATCGCATGGCCGAGGCGATCACCCGTGACCTGGGTGACAAGCTGCCGGTGTTCTACTGCGTGATGAACGGCGGGCTGATCACCACCGGCCACCTGCTGACCCGCCTCGGCTTCCCGCTGGAAGTGGATTACCTCCACGCCACCCGCTACCGCGGCAAGACGCGCGGCGGCGAGCTGTTCTGGCGTGTCTCGCCGGAGATTCCCATGGCCGGGCGTCACGTGGTGGTCGTCGACGATATCCTCGACGAGGGCGCGACCCTGGCCGCGATCCTGGATTACTGCCGCGAGGCGGGGGCGGCCAGCATCACCACCGCGGTGCTGGTCGACAAGCAGCACGACCGCAAGGCAGTTCCCGGCCTCAAGGCCGACTACTGCAGCCTGGAAGTCGCCGATCGCTACGTCTTCGGCTTCGGCATGGATATCAAGGGCTACTGGCGCAACGCCCCGGGGATCTTCGCGCCCAAGGGGCTTTAA